Proteins encoded together in one Thermoplasmatales archaeon BRNA1 window:
- a CDS encoding putative low-complexity protein, translating to MRRDVFIAYWFILAIIILLAVTGINELTDGRITDWENSTLDDIMGNIMVFLGSTIIAVGGVTITGFIFFIESIRRLVDTNPVYADTVDDMRRRLLYAVIVSFAICIIYAIVCGLCMVTVFDDVGGNHARSVTAAALISVYIILLIENIILDYRVMGYKSYIIKFAQSNRRRIKVRFEKVGTRYIRLRDGEISSIPDELFLEKDGKRRGGLTVKCVVDGDRKYMVDLAENGSIRTIRRMVTKNSASKDSDDGPVNGRTCVINDRYDIRDVMKFYDDTERILKRIAGLSTNSFTNDDYKKLEAALGARTPGTSANGMADDIVDGYHALKKYHDSLIVGDDPYDDKEFIEHSDLQLMLPYLSILRFELVRKLSGKDLSGVNLRGYDFSGAVMRNTILADGAYIDVSFSKSVMDCADASRCDLSMADFRYSSSKSAVFDGSKMVRVNLSHASMEGSSFANATFRHATMSETRLEGCVMKNAEVLSSVIEDSDFSGADFRVSNCSDVTATNVRFANSIFDHSRLADGTYRGCDFTGTNFGSSAVNNMYIEDTILNASRFDNAEIMECIFVNCSFYDSYCSSINFTGSVLMGTDFSEARLSDCDFNKTVICGYRVGNGGKHPSFRHATMTNNTYTDSKIEDAEFTYATLAGSRFSNTRLVNCDFTDCDLTGTSFPDCVFIGAKGLPKGFKESHKEARFRARR from the coding sequence ATGAGGCGCGACGTCTTCATCGCCTACTGGTTCATCCTGGCGATCATCATCCTGCTGGCCGTCACGGGCATCAACGAACTCACCGACGGCAGGATCACCGATTGGGAGAACTCGACGCTCGATGACATCATGGGCAACATCATGGTGTTCCTCGGGTCTACCATCATCGCCGTCGGCGGAGTGACCATCACAGGATTCATCTTCTTTATCGAATCGATCCGCAGGCTGGTTGACACCAATCCCGTATACGCGGACACCGTGGACGACATGCGCAGGAGGCTACTCTATGCGGTCATCGTTTCGTTTGCCATCTGCATCATATACGCGATAGTCTGCGGACTGTGCATGGTGACGGTTTTCGACGACGTGGGCGGGAACCATGCCCGCAGCGTCACCGCGGCTGCTTTGATCTCCGTTTACATCATCCTGCTGATCGAGAACATCATCCTCGACTACCGCGTCATGGGGTACAAGTCGTACATCATCAAGTTCGCACAGAGCAACAGGAGGCGCATCAAGGTCCGTTTCGAGAAGGTCGGGACCAGATATATCCGCCTGCGCGACGGTGAGATCTCATCCATCCCCGACGAGCTGTTCCTGGAAAAGGACGGAAAGCGCAGGGGAGGTCTGACCGTGAAGTGTGTCGTGGACGGGGACAGGAAGTACATGGTGGACCTCGCCGAAAACGGGTCCATCAGGACCATACGGCGTATGGTGACAAAGAACAGTGCCAGCAAGGATTCGGATGACGGTCCCGTCAACGGGAGGACGTGCGTGATAAACGACCGTTACGATATCCGCGACGTCATGAAATTCTACGACGATACCGAACGCATCCTAAAGCGCATCGCCGGCCTCTCCACCAATTCGTTCACCAACGATGACTACAAGAAACTGGAGGCGGCCCTGGGAGCGAGGACCCCCGGAACCTCCGCGAACGGGATGGCGGACGACATCGTCGACGGATACCATGCCCTTAAGAAGTATCATGACAGCCTAATCGTCGGGGACGACCCCTACGACGACAAGGAATTCATCGAGCATTCCGACCTCCAGCTGATGCTGCCCTACCTCAGTATCCTCCGTTTCGAACTCGTCAGGAAACTGTCTGGCAAGGACCTCTCGGGAGTGAACCTCAGGGGATACGATTTCTCCGGGGCCGTGATGAGGAACACGATTCTGGCGGACGGCGCATACATCGACGTCTCGTTCTCCAAGTCGGTCATGGACTGCGCCGACGCGTCCCGCTGCGACCTAAGCATGGCGGATTTCCGTTACTCCAGTTCCAAGAGCGCGGTGTTCGACGGTTCCAAGATGGTCAGGGTCAACCTCTCCCACGCCTCCATGGAAGGTTCCTCCTTCGCGAACGCCACCTTCCGCCACGCGACCATGTCTGAGACCCGTCTGGAGGGATGCGTCATGAAGAACGCCGAGGTGCTCTCCAGCGTCATCGAGGACTCGGACTTCAGCGGAGCCGACTTCCGCGTATCGAACTGCTCCGATGTGACGGCCACCAACGTTCGTTTCGCGAACAGCATCTTCGACCACTCCCGTCTGGCCGACGGGACCTACCGCGGATGCGACTTCACCGGCACCAACTTCGGCAGCTCTGCGGTCAACAACATGTACATAGAAGACACAATCCTCAACGCTTCCAGGTTCGACAACGCCGAGATCATGGAGTGCATCTTCGTCAACTGCAGCTTCTACGACTCGTACTGCTCGTCGATCAACTTCACCGGGTCCGTCTTGATGGGGACCGACTTCTCGGAGGCTAGGCTGTCCGACTGCGACTTCAACAAGACCGTGATCTGCGGATACCGTGTGGGCAACGGCGGCAAGCACCCCAGCTTCAGGCACGCTACCATGACCAACAACACCTACACGGACTCCAAAATCGAGGATGCGGAGTTCACGTATGCAACCCTTGCGGGGTCGAGGTTCAGCAACACGAGGCTCGTGAACTGCGACTTCACCGACTGCGATCTCACGGGAACTTCGTTCCCGGACTGCGTGTTCATCGGTGCGAAGGGCCTTCCCAAGGGATTCAAGGAGAGCCATAAGGAAGCCAGGTTCAGGGCAAGGAGATGA
- a CDS encoding K+ transport systems, NAD-binding component — protein sequence MKVIVAGAGNVGMASAKAASAYNEVLVLEKDAEKADIAKNVLPVSVMKGDASNPKTLKGAIDKFHPDVILSAVKDDSMNLFICMMAKRLMPDIRTIATIRDNEFVIEGGYPGVDSIIAPENINIDKIISMAMIENAINFSRFRTVKLCLCLFRVVRGADIIGKPFMDLRIPEFSNVIAVYRGKETITDLLSAEVHENDRLLVLGSYESLLEFNQLVGVKKPARSFVILGATEMGIAVASAIADSPGKKFVKIIDEDIVKCKDAARRLGGVIVVNGSVADPVFLRSESVDRSDVLISVTDYEEKNLLACMTSIRFGINKIISRYTTDDYEGIFKYAGIESIIGYHRVITNEVSQMLGSKDIADATLILDRPNEFIIKLKAEDKLPFRNKPLGDVYLPRGVKIAAIIRGDDIIYPSLTDRISKGDEFMLYLHDVDRIQLAKALGHEAPGL from the coding sequence ATGAAAGTCATCGTCGCCGGAGCAGGCAACGTGGGTATGGCGTCCGCCAAAGCGGCATCCGCATACAACGAGGTCCTGGTCCTGGAGAAGGACGCCGAGAAGGCGGATATCGCCAAGAACGTCCTTCCCGTATCCGTCATGAAGGGTGATGCCAGCAATCCGAAGACCCTCAAGGGGGCCATAGACAAGTTCCACCCGGACGTCATCCTCTCCGCCGTCAAGGACGACAGCATGAACCTTTTCATCTGCATGATGGCCAAGCGTCTCATGCCGGACATCCGCACCATCGCCACCATCAGGGACAACGAGTTCGTCATCGAGGGGGGCTACCCCGGCGTGGACAGCATCATCGCCCCCGAGAACATCAACATCGACAAGATCATCTCCATGGCGATGATCGAGAATGCCATCAACTTCAGCCGCTTCCGCACCGTGAAGCTCTGCCTGTGCCTCTTCCGCGTGGTCAGGGGTGCGGACATCATCGGGAAGCCGTTCATGGACCTGAGGATCCCCGAGTTCTCCAACGTCATCGCCGTCTACAGGGGCAAGGAGACCATCACCGACCTCCTCTCCGCGGAGGTCCACGAGAACGACAGGCTTCTCGTCCTCGGATCCTACGAGTCCCTTCTGGAATTCAACCAGCTGGTGGGCGTCAAGAAGCCCGCCAGGAGCTTCGTCATCCTGGGAGCCACCGAGATGGGTATCGCCGTGGCCTCCGCCATCGCGGACAGTCCCGGGAAGAAGTTCGTCAAGATCATCGACGAGGACATCGTGAAGTGCAAGGACGCCGCCAGAAGGCTCGGCGGGGTCATCGTCGTGAACGGGTCCGTCGCCGACCCCGTCTTCCTGAGGTCCGAGAGCGTGGACAGGTCCGACGTCCTCATCTCCGTCACCGATTACGAGGAGAAGAACCTCCTCGCCTGCATGACCTCCATCAGGTTCGGGATAAACAAGATTATCTCCCGTTACACCACCGACGACTACGAGGGCATCTTCAAGTACGCCGGGATCGAGAGTATCATCGGATACCACAGGGTCATCACCAACGAGGTGTCCCAGATGCTCGGCAGCAAGGATATCGCGGATGCCACCCTCATCCTCGACCGCCCCAACGAGTTCATCATCAAGCTCAAGGCGGAGGACAAGCTCCCGTTCCGCAACAAGCCCCTGGGAGACGTCTATCTCCCCAGAGGGGTCAAGATCGCGGCCATCATCCGCGGGGACGACATCATCTACCCCAGCCTCACCGACCGCATCTCCAAAGGCGACGAGTTCATGCTGTACCTGCACGACGTTGACCGTATCCAGCTTGCGAAGGCACTCGGCCACGAAGCCCCCGGACTGTGA
- a CDS encoding exodeoxyribonuclease VII, large subunit, whose amino-acid sequence MAERITVTELNARAKDLLTGAPFLKDIWVVGEISNFKTYTSGHSYFTIKDSGGAISSVMFRYARSRLDFQPADAMKIEAYGHVDLYEKTGSYQFIVESMKVSGIGDLYLKYEELKKKLEAEGLFDSSKKRKIPKYPKTIGVVTSPTGAVIHDILTTTKRLYPVDILLAPSAVQGEAAAKEIVAGIELLNRQNVDVIIVGRGGGSLEDLWPFNEEIVVRAIRNSKVPVISSVGHETDFTLSDFAADLRAATPTAAAEQAVRDSKEIKDELTQYTVRMNKALTTVTERMRGRFVFLDGKLDPRRAREMVERLGMELDNCEMRSKAAVEGSVSEMHRRFVLIQNSPEPALRQIVASKRSDAGYLFQRMDPAVTGIIRRKQSQEETVSAKVDALSPYSVLDRGYSFVAGPDGRALTSVKSIEVGSKVTIRMRDGKAEAAVTDKEEFE is encoded by the coding sequence ATGGCCGAGAGGATCACGGTAACCGAACTCAATGCGCGGGCGAAGGACCTGCTCACCGGTGCGCCGTTCCTCAAGGACATATGGGTGGTCGGGGAGATATCCAATTTCAAGACCTACACCTCAGGCCACAGCTATTTCACCATCAAGGACAGCGGAGGAGCGATCAGTTCCGTGATGTTCCGCTATGCGCGCTCGAGGCTGGATTTCCAGCCCGCCGATGCCATGAAGATCGAGGCCTACGGGCATGTGGACCTGTACGAGAAGACAGGCTCGTACCAGTTCATCGTGGAGTCGATGAAGGTCTCTGGCATCGGAGACCTGTACCTCAAGTACGAGGAGCTCAAGAAGAAACTCGAGGCGGAGGGGTTATTCGACAGCAGTAAGAAGCGCAAGATCCCGAAGTACCCCAAGACCATCGGCGTGGTGACCTCCCCCACGGGAGCGGTCATCCACGACATCCTCACCACGACCAAGAGGCTGTATCCCGTGGACATCCTGCTGGCACCGTCCGCCGTCCAGGGAGAGGCCGCCGCGAAGGAGATAGTCGCTGGGATCGAGCTGCTAAACAGGCAGAACGTGGACGTCATCATCGTCGGGAGAGGGGGCGGGAGCCTGGAGGACCTTTGGCCGTTCAACGAGGAGATCGTCGTCCGCGCCATAAGGAACTCAAAAGTGCCAGTCATCAGTTCTGTGGGCCACGAGACTGATTTCACCCTGTCTGATTTCGCGGCGGACCTGAGGGCTGCCACACCTACCGCGGCGGCCGAGCAGGCCGTCCGTGACAGCAAGGAGATCAAGGACGAACTTACACAGTACACCGTGCGCATGAACAAGGCCCTCACCACCGTCACAGAGAGGATGAGGGGAAGGTTCGTCTTCCTCGACGGCAAACTGGATCCCCGCAGGGCAAGGGAGATGGTGGAGAGACTCGGGATGGAGCTCGACAACTGCGAGATGCGTTCCAAGGCGGCGGTGGAGGGTTCGGTATCCGAGATGCACAGGAGGTTCGTCCTCATACAGAACTCTCCCGAGCCCGCGCTCAGGCAGATAGTCGCATCGAAGAGGTCCGACGCGGGATACCTGTTCCAGAGGATGGATCCCGCCGTCACAGGGATCATCAGGAGAAAACAGTCACAGGAGGAGACGGTGTCCGCGAAGGTGGACGCCCTCTCCCCGTATTCAGTCCTCGACAGGGGATACAGTTTCGTCGCCGGACCGGACGGGAGGGCGCTCACATCGGTGAAGTCCATCGAGGTCGGCTCCAAGGTAACCATCCGCATGCGCGACGGAAAGGCCGAGGCGGCCGTTACAGACAAAGAGGAATTCGAATGA
- a CDS encoding putative ATP-binding protein involved in virulence: MRLSKIEVFGLFNEYDYEIQLCDSYVTYIHSQNGMGKSTVLKLVCSVLKGNLEFVRTTNFERMDLTFDDGSFLFVENRNQELNVQISRNNVEEEIGINELQSLLRCVYIGPERAYIYDSENHLVPSLMIYMNELSQNIRKAKADTVLHDVEDDGKERTDAELDQWFRDLEAKLSYIDQAGFYPEIPSGYRFPPSRYEISQYREDYRRLALQLQKYCDEYYRFAENIVVFKDIINTVYINKTVTLNDAGFFEAKMDRSGTVVPLSVFSSGEKQMLIIFYILLFRTEPGSLVVIDEPEVSLHVSWQQQMGKFLSDVSRLRDLRMLVTTHSPSVIHDDWDHAVELINGRE; this comes from the coding sequence ATGAGGCTTTCCAAGATCGAGGTTTTCGGGCTTTTCAACGAATACGACTACGAGATCCAGCTGTGCGACTCCTACGTCACATACATCCATTCGCAGAACGGAATGGGCAAGTCCACCGTCCTGAAGCTCGTATGCAGCGTCCTCAAGGGGAACCTGGAATTCGTCCGTACCACCAACTTCGAGAGGATGGACCTCACCTTCGACGACGGCTCCTTCCTGTTCGTGGAGAACCGCAACCAGGAGCTCAACGTCCAGATCTCACGCAACAACGTCGAGGAGGAGATCGGCATCAACGAGCTCCAGTCGCTCCTGAGGTGCGTGTACATCGGCCCCGAGAGGGCGTACATCTACGACAGCGAGAACCACCTCGTCCCCTCCCTCATGATCTACATGAACGAACTCTCCCAGAACATCAGGAAGGCCAAGGCCGACACCGTCCTCCATGACGTGGAGGACGACGGAAAGGAGAGGACCGATGCGGAGCTCGACCAGTGGTTCCGCGACCTGGAGGCCAAGCTGTCCTACATCGACCAGGCCGGATTCTATCCCGAGATCCCCTCCGGATACCGCTTCCCTCCCAGCAGGTACGAGATCTCCCAGTACCGCGAGGACTACCGCAGGCTCGCCCTCCAGCTCCAGAAGTACTGCGATGAATACTACCGCTTCGCCGAGAACATCGTGGTGTTCAAGGACATCATCAACACCGTCTACATCAACAAGACCGTCACCCTCAACGACGCCGGCTTCTTCGAGGCCAAGATGGACAGGAGCGGCACCGTCGTCCCCCTGTCCGTGTTCTCCTCCGGCGAGAAGCAGATGCTGATCATCTTCTACATCCTCCTCTTCAGGACCGAGCCTGGGTCCCTGGTCGTCATCGACGAGCCCGAGGTCTCCCTCCACGTCTCCTGGCAGCAACAGATGGGCAAGTTCCTGTCCGACGTCTCGAGGCTCAGGGACCTGAGGATGCTCGTGACCACCCACTCCCCCTCCGTCATCCACGACGACTGGGACCACGCGGTCGAGCTCATCAACGGAAGGGAATGA
- a CDS encoding Trk-type K+ transport systems, membrane component, protein MITMFAVMKERIRRLQRFQSGTVKTLGVVETLLGVMLLLTAAYALFCGENYEPFLFPAPVFLIMGMIQYMFFYRGSMSPSLGILLMLETWIVSFAAAIVPFVIYGFAPVDAVYEGVSGYTTTGSTIMTDIEGAESCILLWRALIQWAGGITVVIIFTLLLPMIGMGGKNLGSNEFGGSDNGEYSTSLSSVALNFFRIYVLLTAAEFVILIALGMTPFESICTSMSCVPTGGLLPFNNSMADFGFAIQATTLVFMILGASNFLFLFRLLFHRDRTLLKSREWRVMLLWFLGVALFMTAVVWFDGNYRTDYIGETFWDSLYAVTCAGTSSGFAVSDYTIWPILAVLMLMVVEFVGGTSGSTAGGIKIYRLMTMKAYIAAGMEKIMHPNAVTTMSVDGSHVDTDNAASVLSTVFLFVVGCLVGIGLILFFQNESGHPIEFLDSIGLVISSICNAGASIGNFGPMSSMAPLQPATKIVMTSLMFLGRMEMVFVLMVFTRRFWNDVRQSSTRIREKAVYTIRRSGKY, encoded by the coding sequence GTGATCACGATGTTCGCGGTTATGAAGGAACGCATCAGACGCCTCCAGAGGTTCCAGAGCGGTACCGTCAAGACCCTGGGTGTCGTCGAGACCCTGCTGGGGGTCATGCTCCTTCTGACCGCGGCCTACGCCCTGTTCTGCGGCGAGAACTACGAACCGTTCCTGTTCCCCGCACCCGTCTTCCTCATCATGGGGATGATCCAATACATGTTCTTCTACCGCGGCAGCATGTCCCCCTCCCTGGGGATCCTGCTTATGCTGGAGACCTGGATCGTCTCGTTCGCCGCCGCGATCGTGCCCTTCGTCATCTACGGGTTCGCCCCCGTCGACGCCGTCTACGAGGGCGTGTCGGGGTACACCACCACCGGTTCGACCATCATGACCGACATCGAGGGTGCCGAATCCTGCATCCTGCTGTGGAGGGCCCTCATCCAGTGGGCAGGAGGTATCACTGTCGTGATCATCTTCACCCTCCTGCTCCCCATGATCGGAATGGGCGGGAAGAACCTGGGATCCAACGAGTTCGGCGGTTCGGACAACGGCGAGTACTCCACCTCCCTGTCCTCCGTCGCCCTCAACTTCTTTAGGATCTACGTCCTCCTAACCGCCGCGGAGTTCGTCATCCTCATCGCCCTCGGCATGACGCCGTTCGAATCCATCTGCACGTCAATGTCCTGTGTGCCCACCGGAGGGCTTCTGCCGTTCAACAACTCCATGGCGGACTTCGGGTTCGCCATCCAGGCCACCACACTGGTGTTCATGATCCTCGGGGCGTCCAACTTCCTGTTCCTGTTCCGCCTGCTGTTCCACCGCGACCGCACCCTGCTCAAGAGCCGCGAGTGGAGGGTAATGCTCCTCTGGTTCCTCGGGGTTGCCCTTTTCATGACCGCCGTTGTCTGGTTCGACGGGAACTACAGGACCGATTACATCGGCGAGACGTTCTGGGATTCCCTGTACGCCGTCACCTGCGCCGGGACCTCCTCCGGGTTCGCCGTCTCCGATTACACCATATGGCCCATCCTCGCTGTGCTCATGCTGATGGTCGTCGAGTTCGTCGGCGGTACCTCCGGTTCCACCGCGGGAGGCATCAAGATCTACCGTCTGATGACCATGAAGGCGTACATCGCGGCCGGTATGGAGAAGATCATGCACCCCAACGCCGTCACCACCATGAGCGTCGACGGCTCCCATGTGGACACCGACAATGCGGCCTCGGTGCTGTCCACCGTCTTCCTGTTCGTGGTCGGATGCCTGGTCGGTATCGGCCTCATCCTGTTCTTCCAGAACGAGTCGGGACACCCGATCGAGTTCCTGGACTCCATCGGACTCGTCATCTCTTCCATATGCAACGCCGGGGCATCCATCGGCAACTTCGGACCCATGAGCTCCATGGCCCCGCTCCAGCCGGCCACCAAGATAGTCATGACCTCCCTGATGTTCCTCGGCCGTATGGAGATGGTCTTCGTCCTGATGGTGTTCACCAGAAGGTTCTGGAACGATGTCAGACAGAGCTCCACCCGCATCCGCGAGAAGGCCGTCTACACCATCAGAAGGTCCGGGAAGTACTGA
- a CDS encoding dihydroorotate dehydrogenase (subfamily 1) family protein: protein METAVGKLALERPGMVASGIMDETGASMVRMIEAGAGAVVTKSIGLEARPGHANPCFTEVKGGFVNAMGLPNPGIDLFREEMEVAVPHGNIVGSIFGSNAKEFAELAGKMEDYGACAIELNLSCPHAKGYGMEVGTDPELVRAIVSDVKAAVSIPVWAKLTPNTHILNEIALAAQDGGCDAIVAINTLKAMVISPEFGKPFLSNRFGGLSGPAVRAVGVRNIFDLYDAVSIPLVGVGGISDWRDAAQYIMAGAVAFQIGSAVAKDGPEVFSKVNRGLSEFMHDFGYASIRDMVGVAHE from the coding sequence TTGGAGACTGCAGTCGGGAAGCTCGCCCTGGAGAGGCCGGGGATGGTTGCTTCGGGAATCATGGACGAGACCGGAGCGTCCATGGTCCGCATGATCGAGGCCGGTGCCGGGGCGGTCGTGACCAAATCCATAGGTCTCGAGGCCCGTCCCGGACACGCGAACCCCTGCTTCACCGAGGTGAAGGGGGGATTCGTCAACGCCATGGGTCTTCCCAATCCCGGAATCGATCTCTTCAGGGAAGAGATGGAGGTCGCCGTCCCCCACGGGAACATCGTCGGATCCATCTTCGGATCCAACGCGAAGGAGTTCGCCGAGCTCGCCGGGAAGATGGAGGACTACGGTGCGTGCGCCATCGAGCTGAACCTCTCCTGCCCCCACGCGAAGGGATACGGGATGGAGGTCGGTACCGACCCCGAACTGGTCAGGGCAATAGTCTCCGATGTCAAGGCCGCGGTCAGCATCCCCGTCTGGGCCAAGCTGACCCCCAACACCCACATTCTTAATGAGATCGCACTCGCCGCCCAGGACGGAGGGTGCGACGCCATCGTCGCCATCAACACCCTGAAGGCGATGGTCATATCCCCCGAGTTTGGGAAGCCCTTCCTCAGCAACCGCTTCGGCGGACTCTCCGGTCCCGCCGTCAGGGCGGTCGGAGTGAGGAACATCTTCGACCTGTACGACGCGGTCTCCATCCCCCTAGTGGGAGTGGGGGGCATCTCAGACTGGAGGGACGCCGCGCAGTACATCATGGCCGGTGCGGTCGCGTTCCAGATCGGCTCCGCCGTAGCCAAGGACGGACCCGAGGTCTTCAGTAAGGTGAACCGCGGGCTGTCCGAGTTCATGCACGATTTCGGATACGCATCCATCAGGGACATGGTAGGTGTCGCACATGAGTGA
- a CDS encoding Membrane transporter of cations and cationic drugs has product MYDPVAICWLIAAGIIEPIWVIALTKSDSFRVKSWATVAAVGIMLSPVVMSMSLRDIPVGVAYAMWTGMGSIFTVCASAILFKDRITPRMAFYISLIIVGAIAISLAGDPA; this is encoded by the coding sequence ATGTATGATCCGGTCGCGATCTGTTGGCTGATAGCCGCCGGTATCATCGAACCGATTTGGGTCATCGCCCTGACAAAATCGGATTCTTTCAGGGTCAAATCCTGGGCCACCGTAGCGGCCGTCGGCATAATGCTGAGCCCTGTCGTCATGTCCATGTCCCTCAGGGACATTCCCGTTGGGGTGGCGTACGCCATGTGGACGGGTATGGGTTCCATCTTCACGGTATGTGCATCCGCCATACTGTTCAAGGACAGGATAACCCCCAGGATGGCGTTCTACATCTCGCTGATCATAGTCGGCGCGATAGCCATCTCATTGGCGGGTGATCCGGCATGA
- a CDS encoding exodeoxyribonuclease VII, small subunit has protein sequence MSEEKNSDVQNMSFEESMKVLSELVEQLESGTLDLDKSLEVYERAVAIREHCRAILDEADRKVQKIISTANGDRREDFRELDG, from the coding sequence ATGAGCGAAGAGAAGAACAGCGACGTACAGAACATGTCTTTCGAGGAGTCCATGAAGGTCCTTTCCGAGCTTGTAGAGCAGCTCGAGAGCGGAACCCTGGACCTCGACAAGAGCCTCGAGGTCTACGAGAGGGCGGTGGCCATCAGGGAGCACTGCCGCGCCATACTCGACGAGGCCGACCGCAAGGTGCAGAAGATCATCAGCACCGCGAACGGCGACAGGCGCGAGGACTTCAGGGAACTCGACGGCTGA
- a CDS encoding Membrane transporter of cations and cationic drugs, whose translation MNPWFYITVAGLIDILGAYTTALSDSLNKPLWLIPMWCFAFISIAVMNKGIAMKVPPGPAYAVWVGIADVGTLVFDIIVLGDRFTAYQILAALVIIVGVIGVQYEGSKDQGLSSS comes from the coding sequence ATGAACCCGTGGTTCTACATCACCGTTGCAGGACTGATAGACATCCTCGGGGCGTACACCACCGCTCTGTCCGACAGCCTGAACAAGCCCCTTTGGCTGATCCCCATGTGGTGCTTCGCGTTCATCAGCATCGCCGTCATGAACAAGGGGATCGCCATGAAGGTGCCGCCGGGACCCGCGTATGCGGTGTGGGTGGGTATCGCGGATGTCGGGACGCTCGTGTTCGACATCATAGTGCTGGGCGACCGCTTCACGGCCTACCAGATCCTGGCGGCCCTGGTAATCATCGTAGGGGTCATCGGCGTGCAGTACGAGGGTTCCAAGGACCAGGGCCTCTCCTCTTCCTGA
- a CDS encoding 2-polyprenylphenol hydroxylase-related flavodoxin oxidoreductase yields MSEFVKVLGVTEESYDTKTIEFQLDDKASPGQFVMVWVPGAEEVPMSLSKTGRIKSITVKAVGPSSKKLHELTVGDSIRVRGPYGHGYEIDPKKNYLIVGGGVGVASIMPAVKESGADVIIGARSDKDIILADKAMKYGGQVWFSTDDGSYGFHGNAVQLMREKVQENHYDCVIACGPPVMLYFLYKACEELDLDCQLSLERHMKCGAGVCGCCVIDGQRVCKDGPVFTREQISRMPEFGVSKRDECGRIVKMR; encoded by the coding sequence ATGAGTGAGTTCGTCAAGGTACTGGGAGTGACCGAGGAGTCATACGACACCAAGACCATCGAGTTCCAGCTGGACGACAAGGCGTCCCCCGGACAGTTCGTCATGGTGTGGGTGCCCGGTGCGGAGGAGGTCCCCATGTCCCTCTCCAAGACCGGGAGGATCAAGTCCATCACCGTCAAGGCCGTCGGCCCCTCGTCCAAGAAGCTCCATGAGCTCACCGTCGGCGATTCCATCAGGGTCCGCGGCCCCTACGGCCACGGCTACGAGATCGACCCCAAGAAGAACTACCTCATCGTCGGAGGAGGGGTGGGTGTGGCGAGCATCATGCCCGCGGTCAAGGAGAGCGGTGCCGATGTCATCATCGGCGCACGTTCCGACAAGGACATCATCCTCGCCGACAAGGCGATGAAGTACGGTGGTCAGGTCTGGTTTTCCACCGACGACGGCAGCTACGGTTTCCACGGGAACGCCGTCCAGCTCATGAGGGAGAAGGTCCAGGAGAACCATTACGACTGCGTCATCGCATGCGGTCCCCCCGTCATGCTGTACTTCCTCTACAAGGCCTGCGAAGAACTGGATCTGGACTGCCAGCTTTCCCTCGAGAGGCACATGAAGTGCGGTGCGGGAGTCTGCGGGTGCTGCGTCATCGACGGTCAGAGGGTCTGCAAGGACGGACCCGTGTTCACCAGGGAGCAGATCTCCAGGATGCCCGAGTTCGGCGTGTCCAAGAGGGACGAGTGCGGCCGCATCGTGAAGATGAGGTGA